CGGCACTTTTTCGCCGAGTGCGCCCGGGGGACTATTCTTGAGGGAGCGGAGGTTACCGTTGAGGAGAGTCCAGCCCGGGAGCTGCGCCTTCTTGGTTTTGAGGGGGAGTAAGGGTGTGCTACGCCATTCCTGGACAGGTTGTGGCTCTTGATGGACGGGTGGCCACGATTGAGTACTTTGGGGAACGGAAACGGGCGTACAACGAGATGCCCTTCCTCCGGGTGGGGGATTTCGTCTACGCCCAGGGAGGGTTCGTCATCAAGGTTATTCCTCCCGAGGAGGCTCAGGAAGTCCTTGCCACCTGGAAGGAAACGTTTTTTGAACTCCAGGAGCTCGATTTGCGCCTCAGCCGCCTCGCGGTGGAGGGAAACGGAGTGGCAAGGAACGTTCTCCGTATCCTGGACAAGGCCCTCGAGGAACGTCCCCTCTCAAGGGAGGAACTCCTGACGCTTTTGCGCCTCAAGAATCCAAGGGAGCGAGAGTACCTCTATAAAGTAGCCAATTTCCTGCGACGGAAGAATCTTGGGAATGGCGCTTGCGTGCATGGGATTCTTGAAATTTCAAGCTTCTGTCGCCGGAACTGCGCGTACTGCGGTCTTTCCCTTCACAACCGAGGCCTTTCCCGGTACCGGATGACGGAGGAGGAGATTCTTGCTGCTTCCTTTGAGGCTGTTGAGGTGTACGGTTTCCAGGCTCTCGTCCTCCAGAGCGGGGAGGACCCTGGCCTTTCTGTGGAGAAGCTTGCGCGTATAGTTCGGGAAATCAGAAAACGGCACGCCGTACTCATCTTTGTGAGCTTTGGGGAGGTGGGCCTTGAGGGTCTTGAAGAGCTCTACGAGGCAGGGGCACGAGGGCTTCTGCTTCGTTTTGAGACGGGCAACCCCTCCCTCTATGCGAAACTCCATCCGGGATACACGCTTGCCACTCGCTTAGCTCACCTTGAGAAAGCCTTAGAGCTTGGGTACCTTGTGGCCACTGGAGGGCTCATCGGTCTTCCGGGACAGACCCTTGAGGGTATCCTTGAGGACATTCTCCTTGCGAAATCCCTTGGTGCGGAAATGTACAGTTTCGGTCCCTTCATTCCTCACCCCGGGACTCCTCTCTCTTCCTTCTCTCCTCCGCCTCCCTTTTGGGTGCTCAATGCTCTTGCGGTGGCCCGAATTGTTGACCCGGAGAGGGCAAAGATCCTCGTTACCACTGCTTTCGAAACCCTTGACCCTCAGGCGGCGCGGCTTGGGCTTTTGGCCGGGGCGAATTCCCTCATGCTCAACGTTACCCCTCTTGCCTTTCGCCCAAAGTACGATCTCTACCCACAGAGGGCGCACGTACAGGAAACCATGGAGGAACAGATTGCTGCCACCCTCAGTCTTCTCCGGTCCCTTGGGCGGGCGCCGACGGATCTTGGGGTTGGGACTCCTCGAGAATCTTGATGAAAACTTCAACAATGCGAGGGTCGAACTGGGTTCCGCTCGAGCGCTTGAGCTCTGCAATGGCTTCTTCTTTGGTTCTTGCCTTTCGGTACGGACGGCCGGTAACTATGACGTTGTAGGCATCGCAGATGGCGATAATACGGGAAAGAAGGGGAATGTCCTCACCCTTGAGGCCCCGGGGGTACCCTGTCCCGTCGAAGCGCTCGTGGTGGAAGAGGATGTAGTTGGCGATGGAAGAGAGTTCCCAGATGGACTGGGTGATGCGAAAGCCCACCTCGGGATGCTTTTTGACGATGGCCCATTCCTCTTCATCCAGAGGACCGGGCTTTTCAAGAATCCCCTGGGGAATGGCGATTTTCCCAATATCGTGGAACTCGGCAAGGAGACTGAGCTCATCAAGTTCTCGCTGGGAAAGCCCCAGGGCTTTTCCAAGTCGCAGGGCAAGGTCCCGAATCCGCTGGGAGTGCTCCTCCGTCTCTTGAGTCACGGCTCGCAGGGACGCCCGGAAGGCCTGGAGAACCTGGTTGTGGAAGCTCGTGCTCTCGGTGAGTTTGCGCTGGTACATCCAGTTTTCGGCGATGCGGATGACGTCATCAAGAGGCTCTTCAGGGTCCACCTTGGTGCCGTAACCGAGGGAAATACTCAGAGGGATGGATTCGACCGTGGTCTTTCGAAACTCTTCCTGGATACGTTCCCCAAGGGCCTGTACCTCTTGACTTGTGGTGCGGGGGAGAAGCACCACGAATTCATCCCCTCCAAGCCGGGCAACGATTCCTCTCTCCTCGCACATTCGCCTGAGGATTTGCGCTGCCTGGCGAAGAAGCTCATCCCCCATGGCGTGGCCAAAGGTGTCGTTGACAAGTTTCAGACCGTTCAAATCCCCCATGATGGCGCTCAGGGGGAGATTCTCAGGAGCATCAAGGCGGACCATTTCTTGCTCGAAGAAGGTTCGGTTGTAGAGGCCGGTGAAGACATCATGGAAGGTGAGGTATCGAATGCGTTCCTCGGCGAGTTTCCGTTCCGTAAGGTCAAGGAGGAGAACGAGGAGGGCTTCTTCATCCTGGTACCGCACGGGGGTAAAACGGGCAAGGACCCACTTGCGCTCGCTACCCCTTGTCCTGAGACTGAATTCCTGCTCGAAGGGGATTACCCCTGACTCCTTTTCCCACCTGGTAACGATACCTGCACCCTCTGGGGATACCTCCTGCCAAAGTTCTTCTTGCAGGAATTCCTCGGGTTTGTACCCGGTGAGGACCTCAACGAAGGGGTTAGCGTATATCCATTGCCCTCTGGTCCGGATGAGCACCGCCACGGGAAGAGATTCGGCGAGGGTCCGGAACTTCTCCTCACTCACCTCGAGGGCTCTTCGAGCCTTCTCTCGAATCTCCTCAAGGTCAATGCTGTGCAGGGCAAAGGAGAGGTCCTGGGAGAGCCCGAGAAAGAGCATTTCTTCTTCCTCATCCTCAACGAAGGGGAGAGGGAGAGAGGCAATTATGAACCCGTAGAGGGTCTCGCCCCACTCAAGAGGGGCGACGAAAAGCCCTTCCCCGGGGCGAAGGAGGGAAACAAGAGGCATCCCACAGGGGTCTTCGGAGGAGATTTTTCGAACCTTTTTTACGGGGAACTTCTGGAGCTCTTCAAGGGCCACCTCAAGGCTACACGTTGCACTGAAAGCTTCAAAAGCCTCCTGGGGGAATCCTAAGGCTAACTTGAGCGGGGGTTTGTCATCCTTTGGGAAAAGCACCACGCAGGCGCCAGTGTACCCACATCCTTCAACGAGTTCCCGGCAAACCCCCTGGACCAAGCGTTCCCTATCCTTCTCCTTGGTGATGAGCTGGTTCACATTACGAACGGATTTGAGGACGGAGTTCAGGTGGAGGAGCCGGGCCTCTCGCTCCTTTTCCTTGGTGATGTCAAGGCACACCGCAAGACCGGCATACTGTCCCTGGTAGCGGATGGTAGCCCCTCGAATGAGAATCCACCGTTCCTCCCCGTCTTTGCGGATGATTTTCGCCTCGTACTGGGTTTCCGCTTCTTTCCCTTCCTCTCGCAGGGCAGCGTTCCTTCGCACTCGCTCTCTGAAGTCGGGATGAACCACAGAGTCCACGGGAAGCGAGAGGAGTTCTTCCTGGGTGTAGCCGGTGAGCCGCTCGGTTTCCTCATTGCACCACACGAAGCGGCCACCCTGGTAGATGATGATGGCTGCCGGAGCAAGACGGGTGAGGGTTCGGAATTTGCGCTCGCTTTCCCGGAGAGCATCTTCAGCCCTCACGCGGTCGGTGACATCCTTGACGTACTCAATGACACCAAGGACGTTACCGTCTCTATCCGTAAAAGGATACGCGGTGATCTCAAGCCATCCTGCAACCTCGCCTTTTCTCGTGTAGGGGACAATGTGGGTTACCTTTTTCTTGGTCTCCATGGCAGGGATTGTGGGACAGAAAAAGCAGGGAACCTGGCGATTGTAGTAGGCTTCGTAGCACTTTTTCCCCACAAGAGGCATGGCGTCTTCGTAAAGGCGCTCCATGAAA
This is a stretch of genomic DNA from Candidatus Caldatribacterium sp.. It encodes these proteins:
- the hydE gene encoding [FeFe] hydrogenase H-cluster radical SAM maturase HydE; its protein translation is MCYAIPGQVVALDGRVATIEYFGERKRAYNEMPFLRVGDFVYAQGGFVIKVIPPEEAQEVLATWKETFFELQELDLRLSRLAVEGNGVARNVLRILDKALEERPLSREELLTLLRLKNPREREYLYKVANFLRRKNLGNGACVHGILEISSFCRRNCAYCGLSLHNRGLSRYRMTEEEILAASFEAVEVYGFQALVLQSGEDPGLSVEKLARIVREIRKRHAVLIFVSFGEVGLEGLEELYEAGARGLLLRFETGNPSLYAKLHPGYTLATRLAHLEKALELGYLVATGGLIGLPGQTLEGILEDILLAKSLGAEMYSFGPFIPHPGTPLSSFSPPPPFWVLNALAVARIVDPERAKILVTTAFETLDPQAARLGLLAGANSLMLNVTPLAFRPKYDLYPQRAHVQETMEEQIAATLSLLRSLGRAPTDLGVGTPRES
- a CDS encoding PAS domain S-box protein is translated as METGEAIIGKVERETWPDGRITWVLTTKVPLRNEKGEIIGIVGVSKDMTELKEKEEALERERQFLNSVFEGIQDGLSVLSRDLTILRVNSFMERLYEDAMPLVGKKCYEAYYNRQVPCFFCPTIPAMETKKKVTHIVPYTRKGEVAGWLEITAYPFTDRDGNVLGVIEYVKDVTDRVRAEDALRESERKFRTLTRLAPAAIIIYQGGRFVWCNEETERLTGYTQEELLSLPVDSVVHPDFRERVRRNAALREEGKEAETQYEAKIIRKDGEERWILIRGATIRYQGQYAGLAVCLDITKEKEREARLLHLNSVLKSVRNVNQLITKEKDRERLVQGVCRELVEGCGYTGACVVLFPKDDKPPLKLALGFPQEAFEAFSATCSLEVALEELQKFPVKKVRKISSEDPCGMPLVSLLRPGEGLFVAPLEWGETLYGFIIASLPLPFVEDEEEEMLFLGLSQDLSFALHSIDLEEIREKARRALEVSEEKFRTLAESLPVAVLIRTRGQWIYANPFVEVLTGYKPEEFLQEELWQEVSPEGAGIVTRWEKESGVIPFEQEFSLRTRGSERKWVLARFTPVRYQDEEALLVLLLDLTERKLAEERIRYLTFHDVFTGLYNRTFFEQEMVRLDAPENLPLSAIMGDLNGLKLVNDTFGHAMGDELLRQAAQILRRMCEERGIVARLGGDEFVVLLPRTTSQEVQALGERIQEEFRKTTVESIPLSISLGYGTKVDPEEPLDDVIRIAENWMYQRKLTESTSFHNQVLQAFRASLRAVTQETEEHSQRIRDLALRLGKALGLSQRELDELSLLAEFHDIGKIAIPQGILEKPGPLDEEEWAIVKKHPEVGFRITQSIWELSSIANYILFHHERFDGTGYPRGLKGEDIPLLSRIIAICDAYNVIVTGRPYRKARTKEEAIAELKRSSGTQFDPRIVEVFIKILEESQPQDPSAPAQGTGED